One segment of Pontibacter akesuensis DNA contains the following:
- a CDS encoding Pycsar system effector family protein has product MMEDDILQRAHVYVERQLPMDGVSETAGFDLEHTRTLVAVAEVIGRFCDFNEDDMRILLLAAWLHDLCYGESGELLDDSKILPVTEFLESSGLSKPEITKIKQSIAATQYPQQPKDALEEALCDAVSSFFASDDYLEQAEKRAKDVAPTKIGQFDWIDRQRALLKKHYYFTKYAKRAFSNGKEANLNLLKQKRKDLKKDNVELEALWEENVDLKKDLKKEKEQKVSKGIETMFRTTMASHLQLSVIADSKANMMISVNAIIASIMISSFFSEFEGVPHLIVPSILLTIVCVVTVICALLSTRPNIKNTTRPEDKIDFLFFGDFVQLNSDTYREGIRNIMRDHNLLYNSMADNIYLQGKVLSRKYRLLKLSYTVFAVGFALVLASYLVAWLFFDRG; this is encoded by the coding sequence ATGATGGAAGATGATATACTGCAAAGGGCGCACGTTTACGTAGAGCGCCAGTTACCTATGGACGGCGTTAGTGAGACTGCCGGATTTGATCTGGAGCACACGCGCACGCTGGTGGCCGTGGCTGAGGTAATCGGCCGGTTCTGCGATTTCAATGAGGACGACATGCGCATCCTGCTGCTGGCGGCCTGGCTCCACGACCTGTGCTACGGCGAGTCTGGAGAATTGCTGGACGACAGCAAGATTCTGCCCGTGACGGAGTTTTTAGAGAGCAGCGGCCTGTCAAAGCCTGAGATAACTAAAATAAAGCAGAGCATCGCTGCGACACAGTACCCGCAGCAACCAAAGGATGCGCTGGAGGAGGCGCTCTGTGACGCTGTATCAAGCTTTTTTGCTTCCGACGATTACCTGGAGCAGGCCGAGAAGAGAGCAAAGGATGTTGCGCCCACCAAAATAGGGCAGTTCGACTGGATTGACCGACAGCGGGCATTGCTGAAGAAGCACTACTACTTTACCAAATATGCCAAACGCGCTTTCTCGAACGGCAAGGAAGCCAACCTGAACCTACTGAAGCAAAAGCGAAAGGACCTGAAAAAGGACAACGTAGAACTGGAGGCGCTTTGGGAGGAGAACGTGGACCTGAAAAAGGACCTGAAGAAGGAGAAGGAGCAGAAGGTAAGCAAGGGCATCGAAACCATGTTCCGAACCACCATGGCAAGCCACCTGCAGCTAAGCGTTATCGCCGACAGCAAAGCCAACATGATGATCTCGGTAAACGCCATCATCGCCTCTATTATGATTTCCTCCTTTTTCAGTGAGTTTGAGGGCGTGCCGCACCTGATTGTGCCGTCTATCCTGCTGACGATTGTGTGCGTGGTAACTGTTATCTGCGCGCTGCTTTCCACGCGCCCTAATATCAAAAATACCACCCGCCCTGAGGACAAAATAGACTTCCTTTTCTTCGGAGACTTTGTGCAGCTGAACTCTGATACCTACCGTGAGGGCATCCGAAACATCATGCGCGACCACAACCTGCTTTACAACAGTATGGCCGACAATATTTACCTCCAGGGAAAGGTGTTATCAAGAAAGTACCGGCTGCTGAAGCTTTCCTACACGGTGTTTGCCGTGGGTTTTGCGCTCGTGCTGGCCAGCTACCTGGTTGCCTGGCTGTTTTTTGACAGGGGCTAA